A single window of Salvelinus sp. IW2-2015 unplaced genomic scaffold, ASM291031v2 Un_scaffold2980, whole genome shotgun sequence DNA harbors:
- the LOC112075099 gene encoding tetraspanin-1 isoform X1, which translates to MLTCMYGFRRLNQPVHDITAQSVMSRLHHLYGLLRYLMMLLSGIIFFPHGTPSSIRRSYNLVILTLWSISSPLQVSGLVLFGLGVWIRYGAATFVQVMGSFSAQLVTISYVCMCLGAILSLLGFIGCYGAWSENRCLIMLYFFIVSMMFTAEVTGVIFILVYKDLVSTDDPLSRPHWLNCNYDNVQNTDYPLTLTV; encoded by the exons ATGTTAACCTGTATGTATGGTTTCCGTAGATTGAACCAACCGGTTCATGACATTACAGCGCAGTCAGTCATGTCCAGACTACATCACCTGTATGGCCTGTTGAGGTACCTAATGATGTTACTCAGTGGCATCATATTT TTCCCCCACGGGACACCATCTTCAATCAGAAGGTCCTACAATCTAGTCATTCTAACTCTATGGTCCATCTCTTCCCCCCTCCAG GTGAGTGGCCTTGTGCTGTTTGGCCTAGGCGTGTGGATCAGGTACGGGGCGGCCACCTTTGTCCAGGTGATGGGTTCTTTCTCGGCACAGCTGGTGACCATcagctatgtgtgtatgtgcctggGGGCCATCCTGTCTCTGCTGGGGTTCATTGGCTGCTACGGGGCCTGGAGCGAGAACCGCTGCCTCATCATGCTG TATTTCTTCATCGTGTCAATGATGTTTACAGCTGAGGTTACTGGGGTTATTTTCATCTTGGTGTACAAAGATCTGGTAAGCACAGACGATCCACTCTCACGCCCTCACTGGCTCAACTGTAACTATGATAATGTACAAAACACAGATTATCCACTCACCCTCACTGTTTAA
- the LOC112075099 gene encoding tetraspanin-1 isoform X4 has protein sequence MLTCMYGFRRLNQPVHDITAQSVMSRLHHLYGLLRYLMMLLSGIIFFPHGTPSSIRRSYNLVILTLWSISSPLQVSGLVLFGLGVWIRYGAATFVQVMGSFSAQLVTISYVCMCLGAILSLLGFIGCYGAWSENRCLIMLLRLLGLFSSWCTKIW, from the exons ATGTTAACCTGTATGTATGGTTTCCGTAGATTGAACCAACCGGTTCATGACATTACAGCGCAGTCAGTCATGTCCAGACTACATCACCTGTATGGCCTGTTGAGGTACCTAATGATGTTACTCAGTGGCATCATATTT TTCCCCCACGGGACACCATCTTCAATCAGAAGGTCCTACAATCTAGTCATTCTAACTCTATGGTCCATCTCTTCCCCCCTCCAG GTGAGTGGCCTTGTGCTGTTTGGCCTAGGCGTGTGGATCAGGTACGGGGCGGCCACCTTTGTCCAGGTGATGGGTTCTTTCTCGGCACAGCTGGTGACCATcagctatgtgtgtatgtgcctggGGGCCATCCTGTCTCTGCTGGGGTTCATTGGCTGCTACGGGGCCTGGAGCGAGAACCGCTGCCTCATCATGCTG CTGAGGTTACTGGGGTTATTTTCATCTTGGTGTACAAAGATCTGGTAA
- the LOC112075099 gene encoding tetraspanin-1 isoform X3 yields the protein MLTCMYGFRRLNQPVHDITAQSVMSRLHHLYGLLRYLMMLLSGIIFVSGLVLFGLGVWIRYGAATFVQVMGSFSAQLVTISYVCMCLGAILSLLGFIGCYGAWSENRCLIMLYFFIVSMMFTAEVTGVIFILVYKDLVSTDDPLSRPHWLNCNYDNVQNTDYPLTLTV from the exons ATGTTAACCTGTATGTATGGTTTCCGTAGATTGAACCAACCGGTTCATGACATTACAGCGCAGTCAGTCATGTCCAGACTACATCACCTGTATGGCCTGTTGAGGTACCTAATGATGTTACTCAGTGGCATCATATTT GTGAGTGGCCTTGTGCTGTTTGGCCTAGGCGTGTGGATCAGGTACGGGGCGGCCACCTTTGTCCAGGTGATGGGTTCTTTCTCGGCACAGCTGGTGACCATcagctatgtgtgtatgtgcctggGGGCCATCCTGTCTCTGCTGGGGTTCATTGGCTGCTACGGGGCCTGGAGCGAGAACCGCTGCCTCATCATGCTG TATTTCTTCATCGTGTCAATGATGTTTACAGCTGAGGTTACTGGGGTTATTTTCATCTTGGTGTACAAAGATCTGGTAAGCACAGACGATCCACTCTCACGCCCTCACTGGCTCAACTGTAACTATGATAATGTACAAAACACAGATTATCCACTCACCCTCACTGTTTAA
- the LOC112075099 gene encoding tetraspanin-1 isoform X2 translates to MSRLHHLYGLLRYLMMLLSGIIFFPHGTPSSIRRSYNLVILTLWSISSPLQVSGLVLFGLGVWIRYGAATFVQVMGSFSAQLVTISYVCMCLGAILSLLGFIGCYGAWSENRCLIMLYFFIVSMMFTAEVTGVIFILVYKDLVSTDDPLSRPHWLNCNYDNVQNTDYPLTLTV, encoded by the exons ATGTCCAGACTACATCACCTGTATGGCCTGTTGAGGTACCTAATGATGTTACTCAGTGGCATCATATTT TTCCCCCACGGGACACCATCTTCAATCAGAAGGTCCTACAATCTAGTCATTCTAACTCTATGGTCCATCTCTTCCCCCCTCCAG GTGAGTGGCCTTGTGCTGTTTGGCCTAGGCGTGTGGATCAGGTACGGGGCGGCCACCTTTGTCCAGGTGATGGGTTCTTTCTCGGCACAGCTGGTGACCATcagctatgtgtgtatgtgcctggGGGCCATCCTGTCTCTGCTGGGGTTCATTGGCTGCTACGGGGCCTGGAGCGAGAACCGCTGCCTCATCATGCTG TATTTCTTCATCGTGTCAATGATGTTTACAGCTGAGGTTACTGGGGTTATTTTCATCTTGGTGTACAAAGATCTGGTAAGCACAGACGATCCACTCTCACGCCCTCACTGGCTCAACTGTAACTATGATAATGTACAAAACACAGATTATCCACTCACCCTCACTGTTTAA